A single window of Legionellales bacterium DNA harbors:
- a CDS encoding DUF5630 domain-containing protein produces MFSNTDITQLTGYHFVIAVCIKHLRENAIGSLLSDLSKTQLLLTCLADEFLETWKTFLKQTRILGKKDYVFKLCETIHPFFQLAGIHFYNQGIIARKTQKKKDNEIKPSKAERENLAISASFGCFQAFKRLAKYYAIDIQNNRDDIDAILINFDTLAVINNQVHSTPALLISAQFYWIVASNYSKNNQAELAKQYYLIALKNLLLAKHYDSDCSIQKENAYFGETEISKAFISQDATLLPLSFSSWESALKQFMEYVSLAEIERKVLESNLFHASSNSNTSITLPQKTCSLK; encoded by the coding sequence ATGTTTTCGAATACTGATATCACGCAATTAACTGGATATCATTTTGTCATTGCGGTTTGCATAAAGCATTTGAGAGAAAACGCGATTGGATCATTATTAAGTGATCTTTCAAAAACGCAACTTCTCTTAACTTGTTTGGCTGATGAATTTTTGGAAACATGGAAAACTTTTCTTAAGCAAACCAGAATACTTGGAAAAAAGGACTATGTTTTTAAATTATGCGAAACCATTCATCCCTTTTTTCAATTAGCTGGAATTCACTTTTACAATCAAGGCATTATCGCAAGAAAAACTCAGAAAAAAAAGGATAATGAAATAAAACCCTCTAAAGCAGAAAGAGAGAACCTAGCAATCTCCGCTTCTTTTGGCTGTTTTCAGGCCTTTAAACGCTTAGCAAAATATTACGCGATAGATATTCAAAATAATCGCGACGACATAGATGCAATTTTAATAAATTTTGATACCCTTGCAGTAATAAATAATCAAGTGCATTCTACACCTGCGCTATTGATTTCTGCGCAATTCTATTGGATAGTTGCCAGTAATTATAGTAAGAATAATCAAGCTGAACTAGCAAAACAATATTATTTAATAGCTTTAAAAAACTTACTCTTGGCTAAGCATTATGATAGTGACTGTAGCATTCAAAAGGAAAATGCTTATTTTGGAGAAACTGAAATAAGTAAAGCTTTTATTAGCCAAGATGCAACGTTATTACCTTTATCTTTTTCAAGTTGGGAAAGCGCATTAAAGCAATTCATGGAATATGTAAGCTTAGCAGAAATAGAACGTAAGGTTTTAGAGTCAAACTTATTCCATGCTTCTTCAAATAGCAACACCTCTATTACACTCCCTCAAAAAACATGCTCGCTTAAGTAA
- the fumC gene encoding class II fumarate hydratase: MSNTRIETDSMGTIEVADDHYWGAQTERSLHHFAIGHDVMPKALIKAFAILKKSAALANQELNRLPSEKAKLIIQAAEEIIADKLTNEFPLRIWQTGSGTQTNMNVNEVISNRAIELAGGKKGSKDPIHPNDHVNMSQSSNDTFPTAMYIAAACELHETLIPAVKKLRDVIFQKQQKFNDIVKIGRTHLQDAVPLTLGQEFSGYVAQLDQALEHIKHSLTGLYQLAIGGTAVGTGLNAPAGFADLAAKHIAKLTGLPFQSAENKFSALAAHDALVFASGGLKTLACALMKIANDIRWLASGPRCGLGELILPENEPGSSIMPGKVNPTQSEAMTMVCVQVMGNDAAISFAGSQGNFELNVFKPVMIHNFIHSVTLISDACNCFRQFAMEGLEVNLDRLHHYVENSLMLVTALNTHIGYDKAAAIAKKAYKENTSLKAACLALGYLTSEQFDDYVQARNMTNAK, encoded by the coding sequence ATGTCAAACACACGCATTGAAACCGATTCTATGGGTACCATTGAAGTTGCTGATGATCATTATTGGGGTGCGCAAACTGAGCGCTCTTTGCATCATTTTGCCATTGGTCATGATGTGATGCCTAAAGCGTTAATTAAAGCTTTTGCGATATTAAAAAAATCTGCAGCACTAGCCAATCAAGAATTAAATCGTTTACCCAGTGAAAAAGCAAAACTCATTATTCAAGCCGCAGAAGAAATTATTGCCGATAAACTAACGAATGAATTTCCGTTACGCATTTGGCAAACCGGCAGCGGCACGCAAACCAATATGAATGTTAATGAAGTGATTTCCAATCGGGCGATTGAATTAGCCGGCGGAAAAAAAGGCAGTAAAGATCCTATTCATCCAAATGATCACGTTAACATGTCGCAATCATCCAACGATACCTTTCCCACGGCCATGTATATCGCCGCCGCGTGTGAGTTGCATGAAACCTTAATCCCTGCCGTGAAAAAATTACGCGATGTGATATTTCAAAAACAACAAAAATTTAATGATATTGTAAAAATCGGTCGCACGCATTTACAAGATGCGGTACCCCTCACCTTAGGCCAAGAATTTTCAGGCTATGTCGCACAACTCGATCAAGCACTCGAACACATCAAGCATAGTTTAACTGGGTTGTATCAATTGGCAATCGGTGGTACTGCCGTGGGAACGGGATTAAATGCACCCGCAGGTTTTGCCGATTTAGCCGCAAAGCACATTGCGAAATTAACAGGCTTGCCTTTTCAATCGGCAGAAAATAAATTTTCAGCCTTAGCAGCGCACGATGCCTTAGTCTTTGCTAGTGGCGGATTAAAAACACTTGCCTGTGCTTTAATGAAAATTGCTAACGATATTCGCTGGCTGGCATCAGGTCCTCGTTGTGGTTTAGGTGAATTAATTTTACCCGAAAATGAACCAGGCTCCTCGATTATGCCCGGTAAAGTGAATCCCACGCAAAGCGAAGCCATGACCATGGTGTGTGTGCAAGTGATGGGTAATGATGCGGCGATTAGTTTTGCCGGTAGCCAAGGTAATTTTGAATTAAATGTGTTTAAACCGGTGATGATCCATAATTTTATTCATTCCGTGACGTTAATCAGCGATGCCTGCAATTGCTTTCGCCAATTTGCCATGGAAGGTTTAGAAGTTAATTTAGATCGCTTGCATCATTATGTTGAAAACTCATTAATGTTAGTGACTGCGTTAAACACGCATATTGGCTACGATAAAGCCGCCGCGATTGCTAAAAAGGCTTATAAAGAAAATACCAGTTTAAAAGCGGCGTGTTTAGCCTTAGGTTATTTAACCAGTGAGCAATTCGATGATTATGTGCAAGCTCGTAACATGACGAATGCTAAATAA
- the mnmA gene encoding tRNA 2-thiouridine(34) synthase MnmA — translation MNQNNLPKTIIGLSGGVDSAVSAYLLKAQGYPVEAVFMRNWQEDDEHCPATQDLNDARAVCARLDIPLHTVSFAREYWDKVFSYFLDEYQAGRTPNPDILCNQEIKFRAFLEYALNELQAEKIATGHYASNQWLNNEWHLQQASDLNKDQTYFLYTLQQQQLQYSLFPLANMKKPEVRQLAQQLNLANFAKKDSTGICFIGERKFKDFLQQYLLAQPGNIRDDAGNIIGMHQGLMFYTIGQRQGLHIGGRKHASEEPWYVLEKNISTNELIVGQGHHHPALFHTRLIAKQLCWVSPSPPPANYSCQAKIRYRQEHQDCIIQSIDPLKIAVQFTQPQRAITTGQSIVFYQGNECLGGGIICDKLS, via the coding sequence ATGAATCAAAATAATTTACCTAAAACAATTATCGGACTTTCAGGTGGTGTCGATTCAGCGGTGAGCGCTTACCTACTCAAAGCACAAGGTTATCCAGTAGAAGCGGTCTTTATGCGCAATTGGCAAGAGGACGATGAACATTGCCCAGCCACTCAAGATTTAAACGATGCGCGTGCGGTGTGCGCGCGCTTAGATATTCCACTGCATACGGTAAGTTTTGCTCGTGAATATTGGGATAAGGTATTTTCGTATTTTTTAGATGAATACCAAGCCGGGCGCACCCCCAATCCCGATATTTTATGTAATCAAGAAATTAAATTTCGTGCATTTTTGGAATATGCGCTGAATGAATTACAGGCTGAAAAAATAGCCACCGGTCATTATGCCAGTAATCAATGGCTAAATAACGAATGGCATTTACAACAAGCCTCAGATTTAAATAAAGATCAAACGTATTTTTTGTATACCTTGCAACAACAGCAATTACAATACAGTTTATTTCCACTGGCAAATATGAAAAAACCTGAAGTTCGGCAACTCGCACAACAGCTTAATTTAGCGAATTTTGCTAAAAAAGACAGTACTGGAATTTGTTTTATTGGCGAACGCAAATTTAAAGATTTTCTACAACAATATTTGCTCGCACAACCGGGAAACATTCGTGATGATGCTGGAAATATTATAGGAATGCATCAAGGATTAATGTTTTATACTATAGGTCAGCGTCAAGGATTACATATTGGTGGACGTAAACATGCTTCAGAAGAGCCGTGGTATGTGCTAGAAAAAAATATTTCAACTAATGAATTAATCGTTGGACAGGGTCACCATCATCCCGCGCTATTCCATACGCGATTAATTGCCAAACAATTGTGTTGGGTGTCGCCCTCGCCACCGCCTGCGAATTATTCATGCCAAGCAAAAATTCGCTATCGTCAAGAGCATCAAGATTGTATCATTCAATCGATTGATCCTCTGAAAATCGCCGTGCAATTTACTCAGCCTCAACGTGCCATCACCACCGGCCAATCGATTGTTTTTTATCAAGGCAATGAGTGTTTAGGGGGTGGTATTATTTGTGATAAATTATCGTAA
- the prpC gene encoding 2-methylcitrate synthase yields MSDKKPGGLAGVNAGETAICTVGKEGVGLTYRGYNIEDLAKHACFEEVAYLLVHDKLPNAQQLAAYKTKLIQHRGLPAALKIVLENIPKNAHPMDVLRTGCSMLGTLEPEHNPKGQQLDIADRLIGIFPSMLLYWYHYSHHGKKISLESSEESLAGYFLQLLHGKKPNELARRTVDVSLILYAEHEFNASTFAARVTAATLADFYAAITSAIGTLRGPLHGGANEAAMELIEKFDSVEDAQVSLKTMLANKALIMGFGHRVYKISDPRSDIIKDYSRALSQQENNPMLFAISEAIEKIMWDEKKLFPNADFYSASAYHLCGIPTPFFTPIFVMSRVTGWAAHIVEQRANNRLIRPSATYIGPEPLSFVSIDKR; encoded by the coding sequence ATGTCAGATAAAAAACCAGGCGGTTTAGCGGGAGTGAATGCCGGTGAAACGGCTATTTGCACAGTCGGTAAGGAAGGGGTAGGTTTAACCTACCGTGGCTACAATATTGAAGATTTAGCCAAGCACGCCTGCTTTGAGGAAGTGGCTTATTTACTGGTTCATGACAAATTACCGAATGCCCAGCAACTGGCTGCCTATAAAACCAAATTAATCCAACATCGGGGATTGCCTGCTGCGTTAAAAATTGTTTTAGAAAATATTCCTAAAAACGCTCATCCTATGGATGTATTGCGCACGGGTTGTTCGATGTTAGGCACCTTAGAACCAGAACATAATCCCAAAGGACAACAGTTAGATATTGCCGATCGTTTAATTGGAATTTTTCCGTCAATGTTATTGTACTGGTATCATTATTCTCATCACGGTAAAAAAATTTCTTTAGAAAGTTCTGAAGAATCGCTTGCAGGTTACTTTTTGCAGTTATTGCACGGTAAAAAACCCAACGAATTAGCGCGTCGCACGGTGGATGTGTCGTTAATTTTATACGCTGAACATGAATTTAATGCTTCAACCTTTGCCGCACGCGTCACCGCCGCAACGCTTGCTGATTTTTATGCCGCAATCACTTCTGCCATCGGCACCTTACGCGGTCCCTTGCATGGTGGTGCCAATGAAGCGGCGATGGAATTAATTGAAAAATTCGATTCGGTGGAAGATGCGCAGGTGAGCTTAAAAACCATGCTCGCCAATAAAGCCTTAATCATGGGATTTGGTCATCGCGTGTATAAAATCAGTGATCCACGCTCGGATATCATCAAAGATTATTCGCGAGCATTATCGCAACAAGAAAATAATCCCATGTTATTTGCAATCTCTGAAGCCATCGAAAAAATCATGTGGGATGAAAAAAAATTATTTCCCAATGCCGATTTTTATAGCGCTTCGGCTTATCATTTGTGTGGTATTCCAACACCTTTTTTTACACCGATTTTTGTGATGTCGCGCGTGACGGGTTGGGCGGCGCATATTGTGGAACAGCGTGCCAATAATCGTTTAATCAGACCTTCTGCAACGTATATCGGACCAGAACCCTTATCGTTTGTGAGCATTGATAAACGCTAA
- a CDS encoding bifunctional 2-methylcitrate dehydratase/aconitate hydratase has protein sequence MTTADHNQKSDFDPILQTLADYVLTQEITSDLAYETARYCLMDTLGCGMLALNYPACTKLLGPLVPEITVKNGVPVPGTDYTLDPVQAAFNIGAMIRWLDFNDTWLAAEWGHPSDNLGGILALSDYLTRTGRRHLTMKDVLTLMIKAHEIQGVLALTNSLNRVGLDHVALVKIATTAVCAKMLGASREITLNALSQAFVDGQSLRTYRHAPNTGSRKSWAAGDATSRGVRLALLSLTGEMGYPSVLSAAKWGFQDVLFKGQPITLERELNSYVMENVLFKISFPAEFHAQTAVECAVKLHSQVKHRLEEIEKILIDTQESAVRIISKTGPLHNPADRDHCIQYMTAIGLLFGNLTADHYEDTIAQDPRIDSLREKMIVNEDQQFSEDYLNPEKRAIGNRIQIIFKDGSQTEAVTIDYPIGHRRRREEGIPVLIEKFKRNLATQFSAERAQAILTACENPQQLQAMPVNDFMDLWRKVEIVDYH, from the coding sequence ATGACCACCGCCGATCACAACCAAAAATCCGACTTCGATCCTATCCTGCAAACCCTTGCAGATTACGTCTTAACCCAAGAAATCACTAGCGATCTCGCCTATGAAACCGCGCGTTATTGCTTAATGGATACGCTTGGTTGTGGCATGTTAGCACTGAACTATCCGGCGTGTACTAAATTACTCGGCCCACTTGTTCCTGAAATCACAGTGAAAAACGGCGTGCCTGTGCCAGGAACGGACTATACTCTTGATCCCGTGCAGGCGGCGTTTAATATTGGCGCTATGATCCGCTGGCTCGATTTTAACGATACTTGGCTGGCGGCGGAGTGGGGCCATCCTTCCGATAATTTAGGTGGCATTTTAGCGTTAAGCGACTATTTAACTCGCACAGGGCGTCGACACTTAACCATGAAAGATGTGTTAACCCTTATGATCAAAGCGCACGAAATCCAAGGTGTGTTGGCATTAACCAATAGTTTAAATCGTGTCGGTTTAGATCACGTCGCTTTGGTGAAAATTGCGACGACGGCAGTTTGCGCTAAGATGCTGGGTGCCAGCCGAGAAATTACCTTAAACGCGCTTTCGCAAGCGTTTGTCGATGGTCAAAGTTTACGAACCTATCGCCATGCACCCAATACGGGATCGCGTAAATCATGGGCTGCGGGCGATGCCACCAGTCGTGGTGTGCGTTTGGCGCTATTAAGCCTAACGGGTGAAATGGGTTATCCCAGCGTGTTAAGTGCGGCGAAATGGGGCTTTCAGGATGTTTTATTCAAAGGTCAGCCCATCACCTTAGAGCGCGAACTTAATAGTTATGTCATGGAAAATGTCTTATTCAAAATTTCGTTTCCTGCTGAATTTCATGCGCAAACCGCCGTAGAATGTGCGGTGAAATTGCATTCTCAAGTGAAACATCGTTTAGAAGAAATTGAAAAAATTCTCATTGATACTCAAGAATCGGCGGTGCGTATCATTAGTAAAACCGGTCCCTTGCATAATCCCGCCGATCGCGATCATTGCATTCAATACATGACGGCAATTGGTTTATTATTTGGAAATTTAACCGCCGATCATTACGAAGATACTATTGCTCAGGATCCGAGAATTGACAGCTTACGCGAAAAAATGATTGTTAACGAAGATCAACAATTTTCCGAGGATTATTTAAATCCTGAAAAACGCGCGATTGGTAATCGTATCCAAATTATTTTTAAAGACGGCAGTCAAACAGAAGCAGTGACGATTGATTATCCCATTGGCCATCGCCGTCGTCGTGAAGAGGGTATTCCCGTATTAATTGAAAAATTCAAACGAAATTTAGCCACGCAATTTTCAGCGGAACGTGCGCAAGCTATTTTAACTGCGTGCGAAAATCCCCAACAATTGCAAGCCATGCCCGTCAACGATTTTATGGATTTGTGGAGAAAAGTTGAAATTGTTGATTATCATTAG
- the hflD gene encoding high frequency lysogenization protein HflD: MNQAFVDKTLSLAGVAQAVALINNLAHTGQCATLAFETCIDSLFKIDTPNVPAVFGTSKNLQLGLTTLQKILQESDESALIHTRRYFIALLHLERSLMKNSEIQKKLRQGINLAQHKRDYFSPYHENVIFSLADLYKETIGQLNLKIHIIGKADYLHVREIADKCRALLLAGIRAAVLWHQTGGSRLKLIFTRQKYIECCKELLKQ; encoded by the coding sequence TTGAATCAAGCATTTGTCGATAAAACATTAAGCTTAGCCGGTGTTGCGCAAGCGGTTGCTCTAATTAATAATTTAGCACACACTGGCCAGTGTGCCACGCTCGCCTTTGAAACGTGTATCGATTCGCTGTTTAAAATCGACACGCCCAATGTGCCCGCCGTATTTGGTACCAGTAAAAATTTACAGTTAGGCTTAACTACTTTACAAAAAATTTTACAAGAAAGCGATGAATCGGCGTTAATTCACACGCGTCGCTATTTTATTGCCCTCTTACATTTAGAACGTTCACTGATGAAAAATTCAGAAATCCAAAAAAAACTACGTCAAGGTATTAACCTCGCGCAACACAAACGCGATTATTTTTCACCTTATCATGAAAATGTTATTTTTTCGCTGGCGGATTTATATAAAGAAACCATTGGCCAATTAAATTTAAAAATTCACATTATTGGCAAAGCCGACTATTTGCACGTGCGCGAAATTGCCGATAAATGTCGCGCGTTACTCTTAGCCGGCATTCGTGCCGCCGTACTCTGGCATCAAACCGGCGGAAGTCGTTTAAAATTAATTTTCACCCGCCAAAAATACATTGAGTGTTGCAAGGAGTTATTAAAACAGTAG
- the ispG gene encoding flavodoxin-dependent (E)-4-hydroxy-3-methylbut-2-enyl-diphosphate synthase, with product MSEFSANIIRRNSVAVKIGNVTVGGSAPIVVQSMTNTDTENANATAHQVKVLADAGSEIVRITVNTEEAARQVPYIKELLLRMNCDVPLVGDFHYNGHRLLTEFPDCAKTLDKYRINPGNVGFGKKRDAQFAMMIEAAIYYQKPVRIGVNWGSLDNDLLTHLMNENAERKEPFTADEIMREAMITSALTSAKAAEELGLARNKIILACKVSRVQDLVAIYTELGKRCDYALHVGLTEAGMGSKGIVATTSALAILLQRGIGDTIRASLTPEPGGDRTQEVRVCQEILQALGLRSFNPQVSACPGCGRTTSTVYQELAAKIQHFLNTQMPVWKEQYPGVETLNVAVMGCVVNGPGESKHADIGISLPGTGESPVAPVFIDGAKALTLRGESIAEEFEEIVKDYVVRRFGG from the coding sequence ATGAGTGAATTTTCTGCAAATATTATTCGTCGTAACAGTGTGGCGGTAAAAATTGGTAATGTGACCGTGGGTGGTAGCGCGCCAATTGTGGTGCAATCGATGACGAATACCGATACCGAAAATGCCAACGCCACTGCTCACCAAGTGAAAGTGCTAGCCGATGCCGGTTCAGAAATCGTACGCATTACTGTTAACACCGAAGAAGCCGCCCGCCAAGTACCCTACATCAAAGAATTATTATTACGCATGAATTGTGATGTGCCATTAGTGGGCGATTTTCATTATAACGGTCATCGTTTATTAACTGAATTTCCCGACTGCGCTAAAACACTCGATAAATATCGGATTAATCCGGGTAACGTGGGATTTGGCAAAAAACGCGATGCGCAATTTGCGATGATGATTGAGGCGGCCATCTACTATCAAAAACCTGTGCGCATTGGTGTAAATTGGGGCAGTTTAGATAACGATTTATTAACGCATCTCATGAATGAAAATGCAGAACGCAAAGAGCCATTCACCGCGGATGAGATCATGCGAGAAGCCATGATCACCTCGGCGTTAACCAGCGCGAAAGCCGCGGAAGAATTAGGGCTTGCCCGCAATAAAATTATTCTGGCGTGCAAAGTTTCGCGCGTGCAAGATTTAGTGGCGATTTATACGGAACTGGGCAAGCGTTGCGATTATGCCTTGCACGTTGGTTTAACCGAAGCAGGCATGGGATCGAAAGGGATTGTCGCCACCACCAGCGCTCTCGCGATTTTACTCCAGCGTGGCATTGGCGATACCATTCGCGCCTCACTCACTCCCGAACCTGGCGGCGATCGCACGCAAGAGGTGAGGGTGTGCCAAGAAATTCTCCAAGCATTAGGACTGCGCTCATTTAATCCGCAAGTTTCCGCCTGCCCAGGTTGTGGACGTACCACCAGCACCGTCTATCAAGAATTAGCCGCTAAAATTCAACATTTTCTCAATACCCAAATGCCAGTGTGGAAAGAGCAGTATCCAGGGGTAGAAACACTCAATGTTGCTGTGATGGGCTGTGTGGTGAATGGCCCTGGCGAAAGTAAACATGCGGATATTGGCATTAGTTTACCGGGTACTGGCGAAAGCCCAGTTGCTCCGGTGTTTATCGATGGAGCCAAAGCACTCACTTTGCGCGGGGAATCGATTGCCGAAGAATTTGAAGAGATTGTGAAAGACTATGTGGTGAGGCGATTTGGTGGGTGA
- a CDS encoding HigA family addiction module antidote protein, with protein sequence MKKKLSPTHPGEILLEEFLQPLAISQYRLAKELAIPQTRVSKLVKGERNITPDTALRLGRFFNMSAEFWINLQAHYDLQIARTLIGKTITKQIHPFNDAA encoded by the coding sequence ATGAAAAAAAAACTATCACCTACTCATCCTGGTGAAATATTACTTGAAGAGTTTTTGCAACCTTTGGCAATTAGCCAATACCGTTTAGCAAAAGAGCTTGCTATTCCACAAACGCGTGTCAGTAAATTAGTTAAAGGTGAACGTAATATTACTCCTGATACTGCATTAAGATTAGGACGTTTTTTTAATATGTCAGCCGAATTTTGGATCAATTTACAAGCACATTACGATTTACAAATCGCTCGAACGCTTATCGGCAAAACCATTACTAAGCAAATCCATCCTTTTAATGATGCAGCATAA
- a CDS encoding carbonic anhydrase: protein MTATLLTPRLIAGYQKFREKYVAQDQQLLKQLAKMGQHPSVLVLACSDSRVDPAILLQCDPGEIFVIRNVANIVPPYERDSAHHGTSAALEFGICYLNIKHLMILGHSQCGGIEALTQKNSAQQNDFINNWVNLINLGHHHSDDSDECAQLSLLQSYQHCLTFPWIKERLDNNTLTIDLCFFAIDQGLLSVFDKSTQRFVALA, encoded by the coding sequence ATGACAGCAACACTGTTAACGCCGAGATTAATTGCGGGTTATCAAAAATTTCGCGAAAAATATGTGGCGCAAGATCAGCAGTTATTAAAACAGCTCGCCAAAATGGGGCAACATCCTTCGGTATTAGTGTTGGCGTGTTCCGATTCGCGCGTTGATCCGGCCATTCTTTTGCAATGCGATCCCGGTGAAATTTTTGTGATCCGCAATGTTGCCAATATCGTTCCACCGTATGAGCGCGATAGCGCTCATCATGGAACCAGTGCGGCGTTAGAATTTGGCATTTGTTATTTAAATATTAAACATTTAATGATTTTAGGTCACAGTCAATGTGGTGGCATTGAGGCACTCACGCAAAAAAATTCCGCTCAACAAAATGATTTTATCAATAATTGGGTGAATTTAATTAATTTAGGTCACCATCATTCTGACGATAGTGATGAATGCGCGCAATTATCGCTATTACAATCCTATCAACACTGCTTAACCTTCCCTTGGATTAAAGAACGTTTAGATAATAACACGTTAACGATTGATTTATGTTTTTTTGCCATTGATCAAGGGTTATTGAGTGTATTTGATAAAAGTACTCAGAGATTTGTAGCGTTAGCGTGA
- a CDS encoding Dam family site-specific DNA-(adenine-N6)-methyltransferase, which produces MTNTPQRPFLKWAGAKTKVVNRIKARLPQGNCLLEPFVGSGALFLNTEYEYYRLNDINQDLINLYKIIQQQGQAFIDHAAQYFHPQYNQSQAYYDLRERFNHSSDLIERAALFIYFNRHGYNGLCRFSQSGKFNVPFGRYQAPGFPRKYLLRFLAKSKYAEFYCEDFEIFMQRAKPREIIYCDPPYVPLSKTAFFKQYSTLGFTEDDQRRLAQLAQNLRKKNITVLISNHDTPFTREIYANARIESFNVQRLISCKGEKRLPVTELLAEF; this is translated from the coding sequence ATGACCAACACTCCACAGCGTCCTTTTTTGAAATGGGCTGGAGCAAAAACCAAAGTCGTCAATCGCATCAAGGCACGTTTGCCGCAAGGTAACTGTTTGCTGGAGCCATTTGTGGGTTCGGGGGCTTTATTTTTAAATACTGAGTATGAGTATTACCGTTTAAACGATATCAATCAGGATTTAATTAATTTATATAAAATTATTCAACAGCAAGGCCAAGCATTTATCGATCACGCTGCGCAGTATTTTCATCCCCAATATAATCAAAGCCAAGCATACTATGATTTGCGTGAACGCTTTAATCATTCCAGCGATTTAATTGAACGCGCGGCTTTATTTATTTATTTTAATCGTCACGGTTACAATGGTTTATGTCGTTTTAGTCAGAGCGGAAAATTTAATGTGCCGTTTGGACGTTATCAAGCGCCAGGTTTTCCCCGCAAGTATTTACTGCGCTTTTTAGCCAAAAGCAAATACGCGGAATTTTATTGTGAAGATTTTGAGATATTCATGCAACGGGCAAAACCGCGAGAAATCATTTATTGCGATCCACCCTATGTCCCCTTATCAAAAACCGCTTTTTTTAAACAATACAGCACGCTCGGGTTTACCGAAGACGATCAACGTCGCTTAGCTCAACTCGCGCAAAACTTAAGAAAAAAAAATATTACCGTTTTAATTTCCAATCACGACACCCCTTTCACCCGTGAAATTTATGCCAACGCCCGCATTGAATCGTTTAACGTCCAACGCTTAATCAGTTGCAAAGGCGAAAAACGCCTCCCCGTCACCGAATTATTAGCCGAGTTTTAA